In Drosophila willistoni isolate 14030-0811.24 unplaced genomic scaffold, UCI_dwil_1.1 Seg710, whole genome shotgun sequence, a genomic segment contains:
- the LOC124461881 gene encoding importin-4-like: MANIFDTIIEGLLCPDNNRIKEATVQLYEAFKQPDVLWNLCEVLTSTRAVEVRQMTAVLLDKRLSDAGVWNGLSFDQQMGVKKYLLEALVAEKVRAVKSAIGRVVGTYTFERCVLDPNESESDSYTFSAIAESATTHLADEMPTVCKMFETIMVNSDAQNTLASRTVANMFNGMGYLIPFLGEYPAGAELIVKLMPLILKTVQLNALNGDGAEFTLVFAIFDALAEYVPRAFHDTEAVAKLLLDASACEQIEKTIRLQCMSFISEFMRVSKTEILRQNMLLPIVRVLFELICKQPADSEDDELDGNSYAEGASHALDEIAMIVSGDQLLPLLFQLMEPAIQSTNNLTRRAAYNCMGTISEGCMEIICKQYLEVMLNVIKTGTQDPDLSVRGAAFFALGQFSENLN, translated from the exons atggcaaacatttttgaCACTATTATAGAAGGACTCCTTTGCCCGGATAATAATCGTATAAAAGAGGCTACAGTTCAGTTATATGAGGCCTTCAAGCAACCGGACGTTCTATGGAATCTGTGCGAAGTCCTGACATCCACTCGTGCTGTGGAGGTGCGTCAAATGACAGCTGTTCTACTGGATAAGCGTCTATCGGATGCTGGGGTCTGGAACGGGTTATCCTTTGATCAGCAGATGGGCgtcaagaaatatttattggaGGCTTTGGTAGCCGAAAAGGTGCGAGCAGTAAAGAGTGCCATCGGCCGAGTTGTTGGCACA TATACTTTCGAACGATGTGTTCTGGATCCTAATGAGAGCGAATCGGATTCTTATACTTTTTCTGCCATAGCCGAATCGGCTACAACACACTTAGCGGATGAGATGCCCACTGTATGCAAGATGTTTGAGACCATCATGGTTAATTCCGATGCCCAGAACACTTTAGCCTCACGCACTGTGGCCAATATGTTTAACGGAATGGGATATCTGATTCCATTTCTAGGGGAATACCCAGCAGGTGCTGAGTTGATAGTCAAGTTGATGCCTCTGATATTGAAGACAGTACAATTAAATGCTCTTAATGGTGATGGCGCGGAATTTACCTTAGTCTTTGCTATATTCGATGCCCTTGCAGAGTATGTTCCGAGGGCCTTTCACGATACCGAAGCCGTGGCGAAATTACTTCTGGATGCGTCGGCGTGTGAGCAAATCGAGAAGACAATTCGACTTCAATGTATGTCATTCATTTCTGAGTTTATGCGTGTGAGTAAGACAGAAATTCTCAGACAGAATATGCTGCTGCCCATCGTAAGAGTTCTATTTGAATTGATATGCAAGCAACCGGCCGATAGCGAGGATGACGAATTGGATGGCAATAGTTATGCGGAGGGGGCCAGTCATGCCCTCGATGAGATAGCCATGATTGTGTCAGGTGACCAACTTTTGCCACTCTTGTTTCAGTTAATGGAGCCGGCTATCCAAAGTACGAACAATCTTACTCGTCGGGCAGCCTATAACTGCATGGGCACTATCTCTGAGGGTTGCATGGAGATCATATGCAAGCAATACTTGGAAGTAATGTTGAATGTCATCAAAACGGGCACACAGGATCCCGATTTGAGTGTGCGCGGTGCTGCTTTCTTTGCCCTGGGTCAGTTCTCGGAGAATTTGAATTGA
- the LOC124461879 gene encoding importin-4-like, producing the protein MVENDYVTEMEQAMFALKEFSETTGAAFGPYLQAVFENVYKVIEHPLPSVRKACVESLSKFLTAFHRLGNETAFTEYSKIIVRKFYEMIIKDDNRTVVVNILDDLIDLIRDFEAAAIQSQEVVKLLFKATRRLLTQSTRCQNFEGRQDNLDAAEGSRLDEMLIGYAAGLFVELGYATEPAQYAVYFDKGICILSKMLRMAIDNNCAARRTLIYETIADSIKHLNMQVVDYFDSLFNVFFNGTNDAEAKCRQHCYYGLGELLFYGDTKSPGAWPEVVKCIANAMTKETEPAVRDRICSALSRLLMTNPTDFQFEEILSALLDLLPLREEFSDYDAILQAFQYAYTEPRGRQLNFVHRILELTLRILFSKNLPDSAECTAIELFQKIAEENRQIVTSICAANPEFHDFVMSL; encoded by the coding sequence ATGGTGGAAAATGATTACGTCACTGAAATGGAGCAGGCGATGTTTGCCCTCAAAGAATTTTCAGAAACTACGGGCGCTGCTTTTGGCCCTTATCTGCAGGCGGTGTTTGAGAATGTATATAAAGTGATTGAACATCCGTTACCATCAGTACGTAAGGCGTGTGTTGAGAGTCTTTCCAAATTTCTGACGGCTTTCCATCGCCTGGGCAATGAAACGGCCTTTACCGAATACTCTAAGATTATAGTACGCAAATTCTATGAGATGATTATTAAAGATGATAACCGGACTGTGGTTGTTAATATTCTGGATGATTTAATTGACCTCATCAGGGACTTTGAGGCAGCCGCTATACAATCTCAAGAGGTTGTGAAATTGCTCTTCAAGGCCACCCGTAGGTTATTGACCCAATCAACTAGATGTCAAAACTTTGAAGGACGTCAGGACAATCTAGACGCAGCGGAAGGCAGTAGACTAGATGAGATGCTTATTGGTTATGCTGCTGGCTTATTTGTGGAATTGGGATATGCTACCGAACCGGCACAATATGCCGTATATTTTGACAAAGGTATATGCATACTGTCTAAAATGCTAAGAATGGCCATAGATAATAATTGTGCTGCACGGAGGACTCTGATATACGAAACCATCGCTGATAGTATCAAGCACCTGAACATGCAAGTTGTCGACTATTTTGATTCCCtatttaatgttttctttAATGGGACAAATGACGCAGAAGCCAAGTGTCGCCAGCATTGCTATTATGGCCTAGGAGAGCTACTATTTTATGGAGATACCAAATCTCCAGGAGCTTGGCCTGAGGTTGTCAAATGCATAGCCAATGCCATGACAAAGGAGACGGAACCAGCTGTAAGAGATCGCATTTGCAGTGCCCTATCACGTCTTTTGATGACAAATCCAACGGACTTTCAATTTGAAGAGATTCTATCAGCCCTGTTAGATCTCTTGCCCTTGCGTGAAGAATTTTCGGACTATGATGCAATTCTACAGGCTTTTCAATATGCTTATACAGAGCCACGTGGCCGTCAGCTCAACTTTGTACATCGGATATTGGAACTAACACTGCGGATTTTGTTTAGCAAGAACTTGCCCGATTCAGCAGAATGCACTGCAATAGAATTATTTCAGAAAATTGCTGAAGAAAACCGACAAATTGTTACATCGATATGTGCTGCTAATCCCGAATTTCACGATTTTGTAATGTCTTTATAA